In the genome of Qipengyuania seohaensis, one region contains:
- a CDS encoding putative bifunctional diguanylate cyclase/phosphodiesterase, with product MGKIISGKRPDRADDGSPGLVGSTRHDLVTQGIAFAAMILFVGTAGVALPNIIKTWSGAVGGPDVVLTNALILNIALILLGWRRYKALNVELGERRRSEEEARRLAEIDDLTGCLNRRSFATRLAVLLETECNSERALAAIAVDLDNFKQVNDLNGHAAGDAVLRATAERLERVLPAGGVLARIGGDEFLCVVPYHASAPDRIEHLATRMVDRVATSVQHDEIALDVTVSIGIASSVHLDALEESRNGAQALMHKADIAMYHAKKQGKNRFYWFEAPMENELRFRNKLESGIRAGIANGEFVPYYEQQIDLETDKLVGFEMLARWESPELGVVGPDIFIPIAEEIGVIGELSEKLIAQAFEDAKQWDDALTLSVNISPVQMRDPWFAQKVLKLLVKHRFPPHRLDIEITETCLHENIGMVRSMITSLRNQGVHVSLDDFGTGYSSLSQLRSLPFDRLKIDRTFISELRADENNTALVDAIVAMSDGLKLPITAEGIENEAIHEVLKGMGRMKGQGYHYGRPEPAAKVLERLSLQQLLASPSDEVLDLDAERKKRDDKAESDKRVG from the coding sequence TTGGGCAAGATTATCTCAGGAAAGCGGCCGGATCGGGCGGATGACGGGTCGCCGGGCCTCGTCGGCTCGACTCGCCACGACCTGGTCACGCAAGGCATTGCTTTTGCCGCGATGATCCTGTTCGTCGGCACGGCCGGCGTCGCCCTGCCCAACATCATCAAGACCTGGAGCGGGGCGGTTGGTGGGCCCGACGTGGTGCTGACCAATGCGCTGATACTCAACATTGCGCTCATTCTCCTTGGCTGGAGGCGGTACAAGGCGCTGAACGTCGAACTGGGTGAGCGCCGCCGATCGGAAGAAGAAGCCCGGCGTCTTGCCGAGATCGACGATCTTACCGGCTGTCTCAATCGCCGCAGTTTCGCGACGCGCCTTGCCGTCCTGCTGGAAACGGAATGCAACTCCGAACGCGCACTGGCCGCGATTGCGGTCGATCTCGACAACTTCAAGCAGGTGAACGACCTCAATGGCCATGCCGCCGGCGATGCCGTCCTGAGGGCGACGGCCGAACGGCTAGAACGGGTACTTCCTGCTGGAGGCGTCCTGGCCCGCATCGGCGGCGATGAATTCCTTTGTGTGGTGCCTTATCACGCATCCGCACCCGACCGGATCGAGCACCTGGCGACACGCATGGTCGATCGCGTGGCGACTTCCGTGCAGCACGACGAAATCGCTCTCGACGTGACTGTGTCCATCGGCATCGCCAGTTCCGTCCATCTCGACGCACTCGAAGAAAGCCGCAACGGGGCGCAGGCCCTGATGCACAAGGCGGACATCGCCATGTATCACGCCAAGAAGCAGGGCAAGAACCGCTTCTACTGGTTCGAAGCACCGATGGAAAATGAGCTGCGGTTCCGCAACAAGCTGGAATCGGGCATTCGCGCCGGGATCGCGAACGGTGAATTCGTGCCGTACTACGAACAGCAGATCGACCTAGAAACCGACAAGCTGGTCGGTTTCGAAATGCTCGCTCGCTGGGAATCGCCGGAACTAGGCGTGGTGGGGCCGGACATTTTTATCCCGATCGCAGAAGAAATCGGGGTGATCGGCGAACTCTCCGAAAAGCTCATTGCGCAGGCGTTCGAGGATGCAAAGCAGTGGGACGACGCACTGACCCTGTCGGTCAACATCTCTCCCGTTCAAATGCGCGATCCGTGGTTTGCGCAAAAGGTGCTCAAGCTCCTGGTGAAGCACCGTTTCCCGCCACACCGCCTGGATATCGAGATTACCGAGACCTGCCTGCACGAAAACATCGGCATGGTGCGCTCGATGATCACGTCCCTGCGCAACCAGGGCGTACATGTCAGCCTCGACGATTTCGGTACCGGCTATTCCAGCCTTTCGCAGCTGCGCAGCCTTCCTTTCGACCGCCTCAAGATCGACCGCACCTTCATCAGCGAGTTGCGGGCAGACGAAAACAACACGGCCCTGGTCGATGCGATCGTGGCTATGAGCGATGGCCTGAAACTGCCGATCACGGCCGAGGGCATCGAGAACGAGGCCATCCACGAGGTTCTCAAGGGCATGGGTCGCATGAAGGGCCAGGGTTACCATTACGGCCGCCCCGAGCCTGCAGCCAAGGTGCTGGAGCGCCTATCCCTACAGCAGTTGCTGGCCTCGCCAAGCGACGAAGTCCTCGACCTCGACGCCGAACGCAAGAAGCGGGATGACAAGGCCGAGAGCGACAAGCGCGTCGGCTGA
- a CDS encoding MiaB/RimO family radical SAM methylthiotransferase has product MNAPAKLPQIVSLGCRLNISESERMRTMLAGEENLVVVNSCAVTSEAVRQTRQAIRRARRANPDARLLVTGCAAEIERDELAAMPEVDGLIANDAKLDPRAWNVPAEAPPVPKRRTRAFVAVQNGCDHACTFCVIPQGRGASRSMSVDAVIREVGLHVDQGAAEVVLTGVDVTSWGHDLPGKPHLGAMVRAVLNAFPELHRLRMSSLDGIEIDETLFELFASEPRLMPHLHLSMQHGHDLILKRMKRRHSRADAVGLVRRLKDRRPELAVGADLIAGFPTETGEHHEANLSIIRDLGIVHGHIFPYSPRPGTPAARMPQLDRATIKQRAAELREAVAKTRADWLATLVDKPLNVLAERDGTGYAENFARVDLPAGTEPGQIVTITPTKFEDDLLA; this is encoded by the coding sequence ATGAACGCGCCCGCCAAACTGCCGCAAATCGTGTCGCTGGGCTGCCGCCTCAACATCTCCGAAAGCGAGCGGATGCGCACCATGCTGGCGGGCGAGGAGAATCTCGTTGTGGTCAACAGCTGCGCGGTCACCAGCGAAGCGGTGCGCCAGACACGGCAGGCCATCCGCCGCGCGCGCCGCGCCAATCCTGATGCCCGGCTGCTGGTTACCGGATGCGCCGCCGAGATCGAGCGCGACGAACTGGCCGCCATGCCCGAGGTCGATGGCCTCATCGCCAATGACGCAAAGCTCGACCCGCGCGCATGGAACGTGCCGGCGGAAGCTCCGCCCGTCCCCAAGCGCCGCACACGCGCCTTCGTGGCCGTGCAGAACGGCTGCGACCACGCCTGCACCTTTTGCGTGATCCCCCAAGGGCGCGGTGCCAGCCGCTCGATGTCCGTCGACGCAGTGATCCGCGAGGTCGGCCTGCATGTGGACCAAGGCGCCGCCGAAGTGGTATTAACGGGCGTCGACGTTACGTCATGGGGCCACGACCTTCCGGGCAAACCGCACCTCGGCGCGATGGTGCGCGCTGTGCTCAATGCCTTTCCCGAATTGCATCGCCTCAGGATGTCCTCGCTTGACGGGATCGAGATCGACGAAACCCTGTTCGAGCTCTTCGCCAGCGAGCCTCGGCTGATGCCGCATCTCCATCTTTCCATGCAGCATGGGCATGACCTCATCCTCAAGCGGATGAAACGCCGTCACAGCCGCGCCGATGCGGTTGGTCTGGTCCGCCGTCTGAAGGATCGCCGGCCCGAGCTTGCAGTGGGTGCCGACCTTATCGCGGGTTTTCCGACCGAGACCGGAGAGCACCACGAAGCCAACCTCTCGATCATTCGCGACCTCGGCATCGTGCACGGCCACATCTTCCCCTACTCGCCCCGCCCCGGCACGCCGGCGGCGCGTATGCCGCAACTGGATCGCGCCACGATCAAGCAGCGCGCAGCCGAATTGCGCGAGGCAGTGGCAAAGACCCGTGCAGACTGGCTGGCAACGCTCGTCGATAAGCCGCTCAATGTCCTCGCGGAACGCGACGGCACTGGCTATGCGGAGAACTTCGCACGGGTGGACCTGCCCGCCGGTACCGAGCCGGGGCAGATCGTCACGATCACCCCCACCAAATTCGAGGACGACCTCCTGGCATGA
- a CDS encoding EVE domain-containing protein encodes MARYWLMKSEPFKYSWDDLVAEKEGTWDGVRNHRAKNNLAAMEVGDQAFFYHSREGLEIVGICEVSVAGITDPTDPEGNWAAVKIVPKTKLPSPVTLKQIKAEPKLEDCELVRLSRLSVAEIKPDEWSVICSMAGI; translated from the coding sequence ATGGCCCGCTACTGGCTGATGAAATCGGAACCGTTCAAATATAGCTGGGACGACCTTGTCGCCGAGAAGGAAGGGACCTGGGACGGGGTTCGCAATCACCGCGCCAAGAACAACCTGGCGGCCATGGAAGTGGGCGATCAGGCCTTTTTCTACCATTCGCGCGAAGGACTGGAGATCGTCGGCATTTGCGAAGTGAGCGTGGCCGGGATCACCGACCCGACCGATCCCGAAGGCAACTGGGCGGCTGTGAAGATCGTGCCGAAGACCAAGCTACCTAGCCCGGTGACGTTGAAACAGATCAAGGCCGAACCCAAGCTCGAGGATTGCGAACTTGTGCGCCTGTCGCGCCTGTCGGTTGCCGAGATCAAGCCGGACGAATGGTCCGTAATCTGCTCGATGGCAGGGATCTGA
- the dapF gene encoding diaminopimelate epimerase has protein sequence MRIPFIKMHGLGNDFVVLDARENALPDLNESIARGIADRHTGIGCDQLILLQLSDSADFRMRIFNHDGSEVGACGNATRAVAMLHGSDAQIETAGGMLAASPRDGGASVDMGAPHFEWDAIPLAYPMDTLSMPVGWEMLEDPGAVNVGNPHIIFFADDCDAIPLDQLGPEIETDPLFPERVNVNVATIEGRSRIRLRVWERGAGLTKACGTGACATAVHAMRRRLVDRDVTVALPGGDLQIGWSEGETIRMTGPASESFRGSFEWNDYA, from the coding sequence ATGCGCATTCCCTTCATCAAGATGCATGGCTTAGGCAATGATTTCGTCGTGCTCGATGCGCGCGAAAATGCCCTGCCCGATCTTAACGAAAGTATCGCGCGCGGCATCGCGGATCGGCACACCGGTATCGGATGCGACCAGCTGATCCTGCTACAGCTCAGCGACAGCGCGGATTTCCGGATGCGGATATTCAACCACGATGGCAGTGAAGTCGGGGCCTGCGGCAACGCGACACGCGCGGTGGCCATGCTTCACGGAAGCGATGCGCAAATCGAAACCGCTGGCGGCATGCTTGCCGCATCGCCGCGAGATGGCGGCGCCAGCGTCGACATGGGCGCGCCGCATTTCGAATGGGACGCCATCCCTCTCGCCTATCCCATGGACACGCTCTCCATGCCGGTCGGGTGGGAAATGCTGGAAGACCCCGGCGCCGTGAACGTCGGCAACCCGCACATCATTTTCTTCGCGGACGATTGCGATGCGATCCCGCTCGATCAGCTCGGTCCTGAAATCGAGACCGATCCCCTGTTTCCCGAACGCGTGAATGTGAACGTCGCGACAATCGAGGGCCGCAGCCGGATCCGGCTGCGCGTGTGGGAGCGCGGCGCAGGCCTGACCAAGGCATGCGGAACCGGTGCCTGTGCAACCGCTGTCCACGCCATGCGCCGACGGCTCGTCGACCGAGACGTGACCGTGGCTTTGCCCGGCGGTGACCTGCAGATCGGCTGGAGCGAGGGCGAAACCATTCGCATGACCGGCCCTGCAAGCGAAAGCTTCCGCGGTTCCTTCGAGTGGAACGACTACGCATGA